The window ACGCCATAAAAGAAGAAAAGGGCGCTGCAATGCTTTCCGGAGAATATGGCTCCGGTAAGACAGTCTTAAGTAGGATTGTAATTGATGAACTTATAAAAAATAAAATCTACGAAGTAGCTTTAGTTATCCATCCTCAGTTAACTCCCGTCCAGTTTATGCAAGAAATTATTTACCAGTTAAAGAATGAACACATTAAAGGAACAAAGCCGCAGCTTTTACATACAATGCAGGATGTTATTTATAAGAATTTTAACGAAGGGAAAAAAACGGTTATTTTGATTGATGAAGCGCAGATCATTAAGAACCTTGAGACTTTTGAAGAATTAAGATTGTTTTTAAATTTCCAGCTTAATGAAAAATTCCTGCTTACTCTCGTTTTAATTGGCCAACCCGAGCTATTAAAGAAGGTTCAGGCAATTCCGCAGCTTGAACAGAGATTGGGAGTAAAGTATCATCTTACCGGCCTTGATGAAAAAGAGATGGGGGAATACATAAAACATCGTTTAGAGGTAGCAGGGGCCAAAACAGAGATATTTACCAAGGATGCGATTAAAGAAATCTACGAATATTCAAAAGGGGTACCCAGAAAAGTGAACAATATTTGCGATATGTCGCTTTTGATTGGTTTTGGGCAGGAAGCAAAAGAGATTACCCGCGAATTAGCTCAAAGAGTTGCCATGGATTTAAGTAAGGAGGCTCCTGTTTATGCCAAG is drawn from Candidatus Omnitrophota bacterium and contains these coding sequences:
- a CDS encoding AAA family ATPase, which encodes MYEKYWGLLEKPFENTPDPRFMYYSKKHEEALTRLLYAIKEEKGAAMLSGEYGSGKTVLSRIVIDELIKNKIYEVALVIHPQLTPVQFMQEIIYQLKNEHIKGTKPQLLHTMQDVIYKNFNEGKKTVILIDEAQIIKNLETFEELRLFLNFQLNEKFLLTLVLIGQPELLKKVQAIPQLEQRLGVKYHLTGLDEKEMGEYIKHRLEVAGAKTEIFTKDAIKEIYEYSKGVPRKVNNICDMSLLIGFGQEAKEITRELAQRVAMDLSKEAPVYAKNV